In Microcoleus sp. AS-A8, the following are encoded in one genomic region:
- a CDS encoding DUF4352 domain-containing protein: MNHIFRKLTGWTATLTLLALVTACSSTEPPQDTAKSTPTSTQSSSSNPSVQESSVQPSTAPLPKTTHNMGEVVSVKDKNLSLQFQVNGIREHPGKGVIQPNSGHKWIVVSTTIANKGQEAKTFSVVSFELMDSQNNPYEVALLAGALEDVKSPTGSIKPGDQRRGEVAFEVPENAQGLQLLFQPNRDTCEAVARQPKTSETVNCEPVAIKLK; this comes from the coding sequence ATGAATCACATCTTTAGAAAACTCACTGGCTGGACTGCAACCCTGACTCTACTCGCCCTCGTAACGGCGTGTTCTTCCACTGAGCCACCGCAGGACACGGCGAAATCGACGCCTACTTCTACACAAAGCTCCAGTAGTAACCCTTCAGTTCAGGAGTCTAGCGTACAACCTTCAACAGCCCCCCTACCAAAAACCACTCATAACATGGGGGAGGTCGTTTCAGTAAAAGACAAAAACCTCAGTTTGCAATTTCAAGTCAACGGAATCCGCGAACACCCAGGAAAAGGAGTGATTCAACCCAATTCAGGCCATAAGTGGATTGTCGTATCGACGACCATTGCCAACAAAGGACAGGAAGCCAAAACCTTTTCGGTTGTATCCTTTGAACTGATGGATAGTCAAAATAATCCCTATGAGGTTGCTCTATTGGCAGGGGCGTTGGAGGATGTGAAAAGCCCTACAGGTTCAATCAAACCGGGGGATCAGCGACGCGGTGAGGTTGCGTTTGAAGTCCCAGAGAATGCTCAAGGGCTGCAACTGCTTTTTCAACCCAATCGGGATACTTGCGAAGCAGTAGCTAGGCAGCCAAAGACATCAGAAACAGTCAATTGTGAGCCAGTTGCCATCAAGCTCAAATAA
- a CDS encoding SH3 domain-containing protein: protein MKNVILVTLLLGSFAAGCQDAGVTGSSKPGSTSSSLNAIGSPTSKSSSQSEAQLSASKRSPVAAPQSVAEAQQTCDITAFVIDKDPKGLNVRSAPGESQKIVGNLPTTKIGVIVDITGSKGNWVQLSKAESPDKVEFQGTGWVYSQLLGTSTRGYGTQGVSVYKSANTQSSVMGRIPPATGVKLLGCSQSWALVEHEGLKGWIEPEAQCGNPLSTCP from the coding sequence ATGAAAAACGTAATACTGGTGACATTACTTTTAGGGAGTTTCGCCGCTGGATGCCAGGATGCAGGCGTGACTGGAAGCTCTAAGCCAGGTAGCACATCCTCCAGTTTAAATGCGATCGGTTCGCCAACCTCAAAATCATCAAGTCAGTCGGAGGCTCAATTGTCTGCTTCCAAGCGGAGTCCAGTGGCGGCTCCCCAGAGTGTGGCTGAGGCACAGCAGACTTGTGATATTACGGCCTTTGTGATTGATAAAGACCCAAAAGGATTAAATGTGCGTTCTGCGCCTGGTGAGAGCCAGAAGATTGTTGGGAATTTGCCCACCACAAAGATTGGGGTAATTGTGGATATTACAGGTTCTAAAGGAAATTGGGTGCAACTCTCCAAAGCGGAAAGCCCTGACAAAGTAGAATTCCAGGGAACCGGCTGGGTTTACTCTCAACTGTTGGGTACCAGTACTCGTGGTTATGGGACTCAAGGTGTCTCTGTCTATAAGAGTGCCAATACGCAAAGCTCGGTCATGGGACGTATTCCACCCGCAACCGGGGTTAAACTTTTAGGGTGTAGCCAATCTTGGGCTTTGGTTGAACATGAAGGGCTAAAAGGATGGATTGAACCGGAAGCTCAGTGTGGTAATCCCTTATCCACCTGCCCGTAA
- a CDS encoding DUF5615 family PIN-like protein yields the protein MSIPLYMDEQVPRQITTGLRLRGIDVFTVQEDERLGTPDPILLDGATELGRIMFSRDDDFLAEAHRRQIEGIVFSGVIYAHQLLIPIGDCVRDLEIIAKVYDPEDLANRVEYLPL from the coding sequence GTGAGTATACCTCTCTACATGGATGAGCAAGTCCCTCGACAAATTACCACTGGGTTACGTCTGCGGGGTATAGATGTTTTTACTGTCCAAGAAGACGAACGGCTTGGCACACCTGACCCGATCTTACTCGACGGTGCCACTGAACTTGGACGGATCATGTTTTCGCGAGACGATGATTTTTTGGCAGAAGCACATCGCCGCCAGATTGAGGGAATAGTCTTTTCTGGTGTCATCTACGCCCATCAATTGCTTATTCCAATTGGTGATTGTGTACGGGACTTGGAAATTATTGCTAAAGTCTACGACCCTGAAGATTTAGCCAACCGCGTCGAATATCTGCCTTTGTAG
- a CDS encoding DUF433 domain-containing protein, with translation MTLTNTEYKYVQLDKNNVPIIAGTTMKVVELVTSVMAYGWSPEELHFQYPHVSLSKIHSSLVVCQLSFDRFVVRALALQPLLRAG, from the coding sequence ATGACACTCACAAATACCGAATATAAATACGTGCAACTCGACAAAAACAACGTCCCTATTATTGCTGGAACCACAATGAAAGTTGTCGAGTTAGTCACATCTGTAATGGCTTACGGTTGGAGTCCTGAAGAATTACACTTTCAGTATCCTCATGTATCTTTGAGTAAAATTCATTCCTCACTAGTGGTCTGTCAACTAAGTTTTGATAGGTTTGTAGTGAGAGCTTTAGCGCTTCAGCCTTTACTACGAGCAGGATAA
- a CDS encoding GUN4 domain-containing protein gives MSNSPNQPRPNDAVLGSQSSPSTGAVLGGLEGVKRRLASESEELRIAALKDACKYGQEGLDQVIRIAKTETGAVHRIADDLLWESVDEKEKSEVGENYNRLRDLLVAGKWKLADQDTGDKMQKIVGVRIKEVLELPIYAYSRNRRKQVQTSLRARVQTYLEPEDIKKFPCKDLRTINQLWVRYSNGRFGFSVQKQIWIEEGGKPGIDHEESYLKFCQRVGWRGNLGMTFTANAPIGHLPVGGVRYDAERIEDLGRSLISSPEQVFALVSRLRECNI, from the coding sequence ATGAGTAACAGTCCTAATCAACCGCGTCCCAATGATGCTGTACTTGGCAGTCAATCTTCGCCCTCAACAGGTGCTGTCCTGGGTGGACTAGAAGGAGTTAAACGGCGGTTGGCTAGTGAGTCTGAGGAGTTAAGAATCGCTGCACTAAAAGATGCTTGCAAGTATGGTCAAGAGGGCCTTGACCAAGTGATTCGGATTGCGAAGACTGAAACGGGAGCCGTGCACCGGATAGCTGATGATTTGCTCTGGGAAAGCGTTGATGAAAAAGAAAAATCAGAAGTAGGAGAGAACTACAATCGTCTGCGCGACCTATTGGTTGCCGGAAAGTGGAAACTAGCCGATCAGGATACGGGTGACAAAATGCAGAAAATTGTGGGTGTTCGGATAAAAGAAGTATTGGAATTACCGATATATGCGTACTCCCGCAATAGGCGGAAACAGGTGCAGACTTCTTTAAGGGCAAGGGTGCAAACCTATCTTGAACCCGAAGATATCAAGAAGTTTCCCTGTAAAGATCTCCGCACGATCAACCAGCTATGGGTACGCTACAGCAATGGTCGCTTTGGCTTCAGCGTACAAAAACAAATATGGATAGAGGAAGGTGGTAAGCCTGGGATTGATCACGAAGAAAGCTACCTCAAGTTTTGCCAGCGCGTTGGCTGGAGAGGCAACCTTGGCATGACTTTTACGGCAAATGCTCCTATAGGGCATCTCCCTGTGGGGGGTGTCCGATACGATGCAGAGCGAATAGAAGATTTAGGTAGAAGTTTGATCTCTTCTCCAGAGCAAGTCTTTGCTCTCGTGTCGAGGCTTAGGGAGTGTAATATCTAA
- a CDS encoding GUN4 domain-containing protein: protein MESANTTPEHKKEFLNQVANEYGFFKKDREVFLARFGQENAASKNTEIANYLGMPHQEFQDYLREICDKLGFRSSGKGRSRKGESPWEKAFTWLWNEKFVEVRELEPPTANSHSEQKLLIHRQVCQGMLAEKRRLTTNPLTTGDGTTFERGDVYVPLGLVERKRQAKRTGDDSPEQGSKLYEPTEYEVTRRFEHDEFFQQVLRQGLSPKSKGKRIAIIGEPGAGKTTLLQQIADWVFEDTDQDVAIWVSLADLQGKTLEEYLLSVWLKDALKRARVTPEIEDSLVELFNRGRVWLLLDGVDEMTVEASGNAPLQAIAKQLTTGWVSSARVVLTCRLNVWDAGKNALERFDTYRTLEFSYGNDKKPDSDQVNQFISKWFEQSEPQLGKALRTALDQRGKERIKDLVKNPLRLALMCYSWQRRQGELPKTKATLYQRFVEVFYEWKQEYFPTTSATRQELNEALGKLAVEAIAQSSSRFRLTRRFICEVLGEPDTPLFQLAIQLGWLNQVGVAAENPDEPVYAFYHPTFQEYFAALAIDDWHCFLNHVPGNPDLGIYRAFEPQWKEVILLWLGREDVPKQEKEELIKALVEFDDGCWYFYRLRAYLLAAAGIAEFRDCSLRDAIIGLLVDWSFCSHCIVSINILVEREPIEYYGYFPARQTSENMLKWMGSEWQKSVPPMEAAREILKETDQETAIALLVDLLQQNSVAYGEEVALLLGQFDPTNQSTIAFLSERIQPDWWEEDRVRAASKLGQVDPSKETAIATLVDVLQTASEGENTLEAAKTLAKFDPGNEAAINFIVKWIQDEEIDEYTLWVAAYSLGIIDPGNETAINTLIHIIHKSQDEYRRNQVLLTDRWEQSSNIDLYEIWELWKHCSRAAESLGEIDPGNQTAIAALVELLHPNWEQYIENARCHVAESLGKIDPANEMAIATLVELIETAEDWEIISEAVRSLGEIGTGNKKAIAALVKLIHNGGDEDEVVAEILGKIDPGNEIAINTLVELILNGWDEDEVVANSLKLILQGNLFPKVVTALKHYMTDQHYQENFSFYSACHDVIWRCAQNMTYPAFYQAWQSREATSDSEIPDNSVAEFSLSIQQVQFTDQTFPLHSEVGVDYTRLRDLLATRQWQEADKETYRVMLKATGRYKTRDFINSYLTIESIEQFPCQDLYIIDQLWILYSGGRFGFSVQKRLWESVEEISDDYERWLTFCKLTVDIRPSHIANACSNHLYWLGTGRLGDLYSSLSKRFVTCKL from the coding sequence ATGGAATCAGCGAACACAACGCCAGAACACAAGAAAGAGTTTCTAAACCAAGTTGCCAATGAGTATGGTTTTTTCAAAAAAGACAGAGAGGTCTTCCTAGCTCGGTTTGGTCAGGAAAATGCAGCATCTAAAAATACGGAGATTGCCAATTACCTGGGAATGCCGCACCAAGAATTCCAGGACTATTTACGTGAGATATGCGATAAGCTTGGTTTTCGCTCTAGTGGCAAGGGTCGCAGTCGGAAGGGTGAATCTCCTTGGGAAAAGGCATTTACTTGGTTATGGAACGAGAAATTTGTTGAGGTCAGGGAGTTAGAGCCACCGACAGCAAATTCACACTCAGAGCAGAAACTTCTGATTCATCGGCAAGTTTGCCAAGGGATGCTAGCTGAAAAACGGCGATTAACCACCAATCCGTTGACGACTGGAGATGGAACGACCTTTGAGCGAGGAGACGTTTATGTCCCTTTGGGATTGGTGGAGCGCAAACGACAGGCAAAACGCACAGGTGATGATTCCCCAGAGCAGGGGTCAAAGTTATACGAGCCAACAGAGTACGAAGTTACCCGAAGATTTGAGCATGATGAGTTTTTCCAGCAAGTTCTCAGGCAAGGGTTAAGCCCGAAAAGCAAAGGCAAACGAATTGCCATCATCGGAGAACCGGGAGCGGGGAAAACGACGCTATTGCAGCAGATTGCTGATTGGGTGTTTGAAGACACCGACCAAGATGTGGCGATTTGGGTTTCGCTTGCTGATTTGCAGGGGAAAACGCTAGAGGAGTATCTGCTGAGTGTTTGGCTAAAGGATGCTCTCAAGAGGGCGCGAGTCACACCAGAAATAGAGGATTCTCTGGTGGAACTGTTCAACCGGGGACGAGTGTGGTTGTTGCTGGATGGTGTCGATGAAATGACAGTAGAGGCATCTGGCAATGCGCCCTTACAAGCGATCGCAAAACAGCTAACCACAGGCTGGGTGTCATCGGCACGAGTGGTGCTAACCTGTCGGCTGAATGTCTGGGATGCTGGCAAAAATGCCCTAGAAAGGTTTGATACCTATCGCACCTTGGAGTTTAGCTATGGCAATGATAAGAAACCTGATTCCGATCAAGTAAACCAATTTATTAGCAAGTGGTTCGAGCAAAGTGAGCCGCAGTTAGGGAAGGCGTTACGGACGGCATTAGATCAACGGGGAAAGGAACGGATTAAAGATTTAGTCAAAAATCCTTTGCGGTTGGCGCTGATGTGTTACTCCTGGCAGCGACGACAAGGAGAATTACCCAAGACGAAGGCAACACTGTATCAGCGGTTTGTTGAGGTGTTCTATGAGTGGAAACAAGAATACTTTCCCACTACTTCAGCGACTCGGCAGGAGTTGAATGAAGCTTTGGGAAAATTGGCAGTCGAGGCAATAGCTCAATCTTCCTCTCGATTTCGGCTCACCCGCCGCTTTATCTGTGAGGTACTTGGCGAACCCGATACACCACTGTTTCAGTTAGCAATACAGTTGGGATGGCTAAATCAGGTGGGTGTGGCAGCAGAAAACCCAGATGAACCTGTTTATGCTTTCTACCATCCCACGTTTCAGGAATATTTTGCAGCGCTAGCGATTGATGATTGGCACTGTTTCCTCAACCATGTTCCCGGTAATCCAGACTTAGGTATCTATCGGGCTTTCGAGCCGCAGTGGAAGGAAGTGATTTTGCTATGGCTGGGGCGAGAGGATGTGCCAAAGCAAGAGAAAGAAGAGCTTATAAAAGCATTGGTAGAGTTTGACGATGGGTGTTGGTATTTTTATCGGCTTCGAGCTTATCTTCTAGCCGCTGCCGGAATTGCTGAATTTAGGGACTGTAGCTTACGTGATGCAATTATAGGATTGCTTGTTGATTGGAGCTTCTGTAGTCACTGTATCGTTAGCATCAATATCCTTGTTGAAAGAGAACCGATAGAATACTACGGATATTTCCCTGCCAGACAAACTTCTGAGAATATGCTCAAATGGATGGGAAGCGAATGGCAGAAGTCTGTTCCTCCAATGGAGGCTGCCAGGGAGATATTGAAAGAGACTGATCAGGAAACAGCAATCGCCTTATTAGTCGATCTACTACAACAGAACTCCGTAGCCTACGGTGAAGAAGTGGCTTTGCTCTTGGGGCAATTTGACCCTACGAATCAAAGCACGATCGCTTTTCTATCAGAACGTATTCAGCCTGACTGGTGGGAAGAAGATCGTGTGAGAGCGGCTTCTAAACTAGGGCAAGTTGACCCAAGTAAAGAAACTGCAATTGCCACCCTTGTTGATGTGCTTCAGACTGCTTCCGAGGGAGAAAACACTTTGGAGGCGGCTAAGACATTGGCGAAATTTGACCCTGGCAATGAAGCCGCGATTAACTTCATAGTTAAGTGGATTCAGGATGAGGAGATTGATGAATATACTCTTTGGGTCGCAGCTTATAGCTTGGGGATAATCGATCCAGGTAATGAAACAGCAATCAATACCCTCATTCACATAATTCACAAATCTCAAGATGAATACCGCCGCAATCAGGTATTATTGACTGATCGTTGGGAGCAAAGTTCTAACATAGACTTATATGAGATTTGGGAACTTTGGAAACATTGTAGCCGAGCCGCTGAAAGTTTGGGGGAAATTGACCCCGGTAATCAAACTGCAATTGCCGCTCTAGTTGAGCTACTTCATCCGAATTGGGAGCAATACATCGAGAACGCTCGTTGCCATGTAGCTGAGAGTTTGGGAAAGATTGACCCAGCCAATGAAATGGCGATCGCGACCCTAGTAGAGCTAATTGAGACTGCTGAGGATTGGGAGATTATTTCAGAAGCAGTTAGGAGTTTAGGGGAAATTGGTACAGGTAACAAGAAGGCGATCGCTGCTCTAGTCAAGCTGATTCATAATGGTGGGGATGAAGATGAGGTAGTGGCTGAGATTTTAGGCAAAATCGACCCTGGTAATGAAATCGCAATCAACACCTTAGTGGAATTGATTCTGAATGGCTGGGATGAAGATGAGGTAGTAGCTAATAGCTTGAAATTAATCCTGCAAGGCAACCTGTTTCCAAAGGTAGTAACAGCCTTAAAGCATTACATGACAGATCAGCATTACCAAGAAAATTTTTCTTTTTACAGTGCTTGCCATGATGTCATTTGGCGCTGCGCCCAAAACATGACCTACCCAGCTTTTTATCAAGCTTGGCAGAGTCGAGAAGCAACCTCTGATTCAGAAATACCTGATAACAGCGTAGCTGAGTTCTCTCTGAGCATTCAACAAGTTCAATTCACTGACCAAACCTTTCCTCTGCATTCAGAAGTCGGTGTGGACTATACCCGACTGCGTGACTTACTGGCAACCAGGCAGTGGCAAGAGGCTGACAAAGAAACGTACAGGGTCATGCTGAAGGCTACTGGTCGATATAAAACTCGTGATTTTATCAATAGTTATCTCACTATTGAATCTATTGAACAATTCCCCTGCCAAGACCTTTACATCATTGACCAACTTTGGATACTTTACAGTGGTGGGCGTTTTGGCTTTAGTGTGCAGAAGCGCCTTTGGGAAAGTGTAGAAGAGATTTCTGACGATTATGAACGATGGCTGACCTTTTGCAAGCTGACAGTAGACATCCGCCCTAGTCATATAGCAAATGCGTGTTCAAACCATTTGTATTGGTTAGGAACGGGGAGGCTGGGTGATTTATATTCTTCTCTGTCAAAAAGATTTGTAACTTGTAAGTTGTAA
- a CDS encoding Uma2 family endonuclease translates to MEALTLNVPPTVGLTDEQFYQLCVANEEWRLELTANGELIIMPPTGGESGISNAGLTAKLYNWNEQTKLGKVFDSSTEFRLPNGAKRCPDASWVLRERWEALPRDDRKRFPPLCPDFVVELRSETDSLDQLRSKMREYRTNGARLGWLIDPQTPLVEIYRPAVEVETLNFSLDEPPTLSGEDVLPGFVLDLAPILNP, encoded by the coding sequence ATGGAAGCTCTAACGCTGAATGTCCCCCCCACTGTTGGCCTAACAGACGAGCAATTTTATCAGCTATGTGTGGCTAATGAGGAGTGGCGGTTGGAGCTAACAGCAAATGGAGAATTGATTATTATGCCCCCAACTGGCGGAGAAAGCGGCATCAGCAATGCTGGGCTAACGGCGAAACTTTACAATTGGAACGAGCAAACTAAGCTGGGAAAAGTGTTTGACTCCTCCACTGAGTTCCGATTACCCAATGGTGCCAAACGTTGTCCCGATGCCTCTTGGGTGCTGCGCGAACGATGGGAAGCCTTACCTCGTGACGATAGGAAGCGATTCCCTCCCCTCTGTCCAGATTTTGTGGTCGAACTGCGTTCTGAGACAGATTCTCTGGATCAATTGCGCTCAAAAATGCGTGAGTACCGGACTAACGGTGCTCGCTTGGGTTGGCTGATTGATCCCCAGACGCCCTTAGTTGAAATTTACCGACCTGCGGTTGAGGTCGAAACGCTCAATTTTTCCTTGGACGAACCGCCTACTCTTTCTGGTGAAGACGTGCTGCCTGGGTTCGTCCTAGATTTGGCTCCCATCCTGAATCCTTGA
- a CDS encoding ABC transporter substrate-binding protein → MRVFAPIPAPWRHWLAVMLVMLSAIAFSSCRLADYKTQATQIPRLVVSTLSDPKTFNYALSSESPNVFSYIYEGLITENGLTGAIEPALAERWQISEDRQRIVFTLREGLKWSDGEPLTVDDVVFTYNEIYFNELIPTTVRDVLKIGESEALPTVRKLSERQVEFTVPEPFAPFLRITSLAILPAHALQESITTKDAQGKPKFLTMLGTSTDPSKIIVNGPYQLVSYVPNERVIFQKNPYYWRKLQPYIERFIWQIVESTDTSLIQFRSGGLDVLSISPDYFSLLKREEKRSNFSIHEDGPAPGTSFIAFNLNKGRRNGKPLIDPIKSRWFNTVAFRQAVAHAINREQMNNNIFRGLGELQNSPISVQSPYYLSPKEGLKVYDYNPSRAKELLIKAGFKYNEQGQLFDADGNRVHFTLITNGGNKIREAMASQIKEDLSQIGIEVDPFPLAFNALLDKLNNTIDWECYLLGLTGGAEPNDGANVWSVNGGSHRFNQPAKPGQPPIEGREISHWEREISRLYILGAKELDEAKRKAIYAETQRITQDYLPFIYLVSPLSMSAVRNRVQGIQFSALGGTLWNIYELKAVDN, encoded by the coding sequence ATGAGAGTTTTTGCCCCTATTCCTGCACCTTGGCGTCACTGGCTAGCGGTCATGCTAGTGATGTTAAGCGCGATCGCATTTTCCTCCTGTAGATTAGCCGACTACAAAACTCAAGCCACGCAGATTCCGCGATTAGTGGTAAGTACGCTAAGTGACCCCAAAACCTTCAATTATGCCCTCAGCAGTGAATCTCCCAATGTGTTTAGCTATATCTACGAGGGGTTAATTACTGAAAATGGACTCACTGGAGCAATTGAGCCTGCCCTTGCCGAACGTTGGCAGATTTCCGAGGACAGGCAACGCATTGTATTTACCCTGCGGGAGGGATTGAAGTGGTCTGATGGCGAACCCCTAACCGTGGATGATGTGGTTTTCACCTACAATGAAATCTACTTCAACGAATTGATTCCCACTACTGTGAGAGATGTCCTAAAAATTGGAGAAAGCGAAGCATTGCCGACGGTGCGAAAACTCAGCGAACGCCAAGTTGAATTTACTGTACCAGAACCCTTTGCTCCTTTTTTACGAATTACCAGTCTTGCTATTTTACCGGCCCATGCCTTGCAGGAATCAATTACCACCAAAGACGCTCAGGGTAAGCCCAAGTTTCTCACGATGCTGGGAACTTCTACTGACCCCAGTAAGATTATTGTGAATGGCCCTTATCAACTGGTAAGTTACGTCCCTAACGAGCGTGTAATCTTCCAGAAAAATCCTTATTACTGGCGGAAGCTTCAACCTTATATCGAACGATTCATTTGGCAAATTGTCGAATCAACAGATACATCCTTAATCCAATTTCGCTCTGGAGGATTAGATGTTTTAAGTATCTCACCCGACTATTTCTCTTTGCTCAAACGCGAAGAAAAGCGGAGTAACTTCTCGATTCACGAAGATGGGCCAGCACCTGGAACCAGTTTTATTGCCTTTAATCTAAATAAAGGTCGAAGGAATGGAAAACCTCTGATCGATCCGATCAAATCTCGTTGGTTTAATACCGTAGCCTTTAGACAAGCCGTAGCCCACGCAATTAATCGTGAGCAAATGAACAACAATATCTTTCGCGGACTTGGAGAATTACAAAATTCCCCGATTTCTGTGCAAAGCCCCTACTATCTGTCACCCAAAGAGGGTCTTAAAGTTTATGATTACAATCCATCGCGAGCCAAAGAATTACTGATAAAAGCAGGTTTCAAGTACAACGAGCAAGGTCAACTTTTCGATGCCGATGGCAATCGTGTCCATTTTACCCTCATCACTAATGGTGGCAATAAAATTCGCGAAGCAATGGCATCTCAAATTAAGGAAGACTTGAGCCAAATCGGAATAGAAGTTGACCCATTTCCCTTGGCATTTAACGCACTTCTCGATAAGCTCAACAATACAATCGATTGGGAATGTTATCTGCTAGGCTTGACAGGGGGGGCTGAGCCAAATGATGGAGCAAATGTCTGGTCTGTCAATGGTGGCTCGCATCGCTTCAATCAACCGGCTAAACCTGGGCAACCGCCGATTGAAGGACGGGAAATTTCACACTGGGAGCGGGAAATAAGTCGCCTCTACATCCTGGGAGCCAAGGAGTTAGATGAAGCCAAACGCAAAGCTATCTATGCGGAAACGCAACGCATTACGCAGGACTATTTACCCTTTATTTACCTGGTTAGTCCACTCTCGATGTCTGCGGTACGTAATCGCGTTCAAGGCATTCAATTTTCTGCCCTTGGAGGAACCCTCTGGAATATTTACGAACTTAAGGCTGTAGATAATTAG
- a CDS encoding ABC transporter substrate-binding protein — MISTLFSPLTRCRWFLISLASILIFTLTSCNSAKLKKAAAQVPQIVVAVLSEPSSFNYALNQSAYSVFGFLYDGLINENPLTSKLEPGLAESWTEDKQRIVVTLREGLKWSDGQPFTADDVVFTYNEIYLNPKIPAPTQDALRIGQSRAFPTVKKLDERRVEFTVPEPFAPFLRYVGGIPIMPAHILQESVRTTGSDGKLKFLSTWGTETDPRKIVGNGPYVMESYTPSQRVIFRRNPYYWRKDAQGNPQPYIDRIVWQIIENTDTQLISFRSGQLDDLEVAPEAFSLLKQEAKRVGFNIYNGGIDTSTTFLCFNLNKAKNSKNKPLVDPIKSRWFNTKEFRQAVAYAIDRETMKTNVFRGLGELQYSFVYPTSPFYLSPKEGLKVYNYDPEKAKQLLLGAGFKYNSQNRLLDAEGNLVKFTLLTNSERKVRGDMAAQIQRDLDKIGIQVDPDIISFNAYLAKLKNTQDWDSYLGGFAGGGIEPHSASNIWTISGTSHAFNQGPKPGTSNLVGWEASDWEKEIDRLYIQGVQELDETKRKAIYAEYQRIAAEQLPFIHLVERLNLQAVRDRFQGIQYTALGGPFWNLYELKVTD, encoded by the coding sequence ATGATTTCCACTCTCTTCTCCCCCCTTACTCGCTGTCGCTGGTTCTTAATTTCACTGGCCTCTATTCTGATATTTACCCTTACGAGTTGTAACTCAGCAAAACTAAAAAAGGCAGCGGCTCAAGTACCTCAGATTGTTGTCGCCGTTCTCAGTGAACCTTCAAGCTTTAACTATGCCCTGAATCAGTCCGCCTACAGTGTTTTTGGCTTCCTCTACGATGGATTAATCAATGAGAATCCCCTAACGAGTAAACTAGAGCCTGGTTTAGCGGAGTCCTGGACAGAAGACAAGCAGCGGATTGTGGTAACTTTACGGGAAGGATTGAAGTGGTCAGATGGGCAACCTTTCACAGCGGATGATGTTGTTTTTACTTATAACGAAATTTACCTCAATCCCAAAATTCCTGCACCAACCCAAGATGCTCTAAGAATTGGTCAAAGCCGTGCATTCCCCACAGTGAAAAAACTGGATGAGCGACGGGTTGAATTCACCGTTCCAGAACCGTTTGCTCCCTTCTTGAGATATGTGGGTGGCATCCCCATTATGCCAGCTCATATTTTACAGGAATCCGTCCGTACTACGGGTTCGGATGGCAAACTCAAATTCCTCTCCACTTGGGGAACTGAAACTGATCCTCGAAAAATTGTTGGGAACGGCCCCTATGTGATGGAAAGCTACACCCCTAGCCAGCGTGTAATTTTCCGACGTAATCCTTACTATTGGCGCAAAGATGCTCAAGGGAATCCCCAACCCTATATTGATCGGATTGTTTGGCAAATTATCGAAAATACCGACACTCAGCTCATCAGTTTCCGTTCTGGGCAATTGGATGATTTGGAAGTAGCACCGGAGGCTTTTAGCTTGCTCAAACAAGAGGCCAAGCGAGTCGGCTTTAACATCTATAATGGTGGCATCGATACCAGCACAACATTTCTTTGTTTCAATCTGAACAAAGCCAAAAATTCTAAAAATAAACCACTGGTCGATCCCATCAAATCTCGCTGGTTTAATACCAAAGAATTCAGGCAAGCGGTTGCCTATGCCATTGACCGCGAAACAATGAAAACCAATGTTTTTCGGGGATTAGGTGAACTTCAATATTCCTTTGTTTATCCCACAAGCCCATTCTATCTCTCACCCAAAGAGGGTTTAAAAGTTTACAATTACGACCCCGAAAAAGCCAAGCAATTATTGCTAGGAGCCGGATTTAAATACAACTCTCAAAACCGACTTCTGGATGCTGAAGGAAATCTAGTCAAGTTTACTCTCCTCACCAATTCCGAACGGAAAGTCAGAGGAGATATGGCGGCGCAGATTCAACGCGATCTTGACAAAATAGGGATACAAGTCGATCCTGATATTATCAGCTTTAATGCTTACCTAGCAAAACTTAAAAATACACAGGATTGGGACTCTTACCTTGGCGGATTTGCTGGAGGAGGCATTGAACCTCATAGTGCTAGCAACATCTGGACAATTTCAGGAACCTCACACGCCTTTAATCAGGGACCCAAACCTGGCACTTCTAATCTCGTCGGTTGGGAAGCTTCTGATTGGGAAAAAGAAATTGATCGTCTTTATATCCAAGGTGTACAGGAGCTAGACGAGACAAAGCGTAAGGCCATTTATGCCGAATATCAGAGAATTGCCGCCGAACAATTGCCGTTCATCCATTTGGTGGAACGACTGAATCTGCAAGCCGTGCGCGATCGCTTTCAAGGCATCCAATACACCGCTTTAGGCGGCCCATTCTGGAACCTGTATGAACTCAAGGTGACTGATTGA